A region of Thermococcus argininiproducens DNA encodes the following proteins:
- a CDS encoding damage-control phosphatase → MRIHYECFMCIADQCQRIIEMSTDDLEKRKKAAVFAAKLMSKLKEDSISGIVASEIFSELYKFLGVEDPFKEYKERSNELAKKVLGSIEKNLDVDLKTALKLSIVGNIIDFAVGYSLEKIEGDIIQLINEDLYIDNSKELFDRLKNAKTLLYLTDNCGEIYFDKLFLKKIREEFPDIKVYIAGKEQPAINDATVEDLRNAGLQEVGEIVSTGFGIVGVPFDRISGKFKEIFESADIIIAKGQANFETLNELGDNRIFHLLKAKCRPIARELGVPQGAILCI, encoded by the coding sequence ATGAGAATTCATTATGAATGTTTCATGTGTATTGCTGATCAGTGCCAGAGAATTATTGAAATGTCAACAGACGACTTGGAAAAAAGGAAAAAAGCAGCAGTTTTCGCAGCAAAACTCATGAGTAAACTTAAGGAAGATTCAATCTCAGGAATAGTTGCTAGTGAAATATTTTCTGAGCTCTATAAGTTTCTTGGGGTTGAAGACCCATTTAAGGAATATAAAGAGCGCTCAAATGAGCTTGCGAAAAAAGTTTTAGGTAGTATTGAAAAAAATTTAGACGTTGATCTTAAGACTGCCCTTAAGCTTTCAATAGTTGGAAACATCATTGATTTTGCAGTAGGATATTCTCTAGAAAAGATAGAAGGGGACATTATCCAGCTAATTAATGAAGACCTATATATTGACAATTCAAAGGAGCTTTTTGACAGACTTAAGAATGCAAAGACACTTCTTTACCTCACCGATAATTGTGGAGAGATATATTTCGACAAGCTCTTTTTGAAAAAAATACGTGAAGAATTTCCTGATATTAAGGTATATATTGCTGGAAAAGAGCAACCTGCTATTAACGATGCCACTGTAGAAGACCTAAGAAATGCAGGCCTTCAGGAAGTTGGAGAAATAGTGTCCACAGGTTTTGGAATTGTAGGGGTTCCGTTTGACAGAATTTCTGGGAAATTTAAAGAGATCTTTGAAAGTGCCGACATAATTATAGCAAAAGGCCAGGCGAACTTTGAGACATTAAACGAGCTCGGCGATAATAGAATATTTCATCTGTTGAAGGCAAAGTGTAGGCCGATTGCAAGAGAGTTAGGGGTTCCACAGGGGGCCATCCTATGTATATAG
- a CDS encoding MFS transporter: protein MSEVEAIDKAKFGRFHYLLLGILGTVWAFIAINTLSVSFVIPLISKEPAFQASLSKLGAMGSAALWGMLVGAWSFGTLSDYLGRKKALGLAISLFGLGSIASSFAGTLDQLIGLRFIVGLGLGGALPVASSYFAEFMPTKIRGAMISVLESFWAIGTIIIGIVAIILKASWRSILLFGGSVLALLPLVLWLPESPRFLALKGKTRDAEKILERIFGVKAKLEQPQKIRTKVTVLELWQRYGKITLMLSIAWFSIAFAYYGFFVWLPKFLAATLKITVFKSFQYFIITAIAQLPGYWSAAYLLEKIGRRKTLSGYLLLSGLAGVMFYNYASSGNVSMILTSAVLFSFFNLGAWGAIYAYTPELYPTEVRGSGAGWAGAMARIGGGLAPILAGRIMETSTVGVAVLAIAIVSIIGAFDVFILGEETKGIKLA, encoded by the coding sequence GTGAGTGAAGTGGAGGCCATAGATAAAGCAAAATTCGGAAGGTTCCATTATTTACTTTTAGGCATACTCGGGACCGTATGGGCTTTTATAGCGATAAACACGCTCTCAGTGAGTTTTGTGATCCCTCTTATAAGTAAAGAACCTGCCTTCCAAGCGAGTCTAAGCAAGCTTGGTGCAATGGGTTCTGCGGCACTCTGGGGAATGTTAGTTGGGGCATGGTCATTTGGAACACTATCAGACTATCTCGGAAGAAAGAAAGCCTTGGGACTTGCAATTAGCCTTTTTGGCCTTGGTAGTATTGCAAGCAGCTTTGCAGGTACATTGGACCAGCTTATTGGTCTCAGGTTTATCGTAGGTTTGGGCCTTGGAGGGGCCCTTCCCGTAGCGAGCTCGTACTTTGCAGAATTCATGCCTACAAAAATCAGAGGAGCAATGATTTCAGTTCTCGAAAGCTTTTGGGCAATCGGTACAATAATAATAGGAATAGTTGCAATAATCTTAAAGGCCAGCTGGAGAAGCATACTCCTCTTTGGGGGCTCAGTCTTGGCACTATTACCCTTAGTACTGTGGCTTCCAGAATCCCCAAGGTTCTTGGCTTTGAAGGGGAAAACCAGAGATGCTGAAAAAATACTAGAAAGAATATTTGGAGTTAAAGCAAAATTGGAGCAACCACAGAAAATAAGAACAAAAGTTACTGTTCTAGAGCTCTGGCAGAGATATGGAAAAATCACATTAATGTTATCAATTGCATGGTTTAGCATTGCTTTTGCCTATTACGGATTTTTTGTATGGCTTCCAAAGTTCTTAGCGGCTACTCTTAAAATAACAGTGTTTAAAAGCTTCCAATACTTTATAATAACTGCTATAGCCCAACTTCCTGGTTATTGGAGCGCCGCTTATCTATTAGAAAAAATTGGAAGAAGAAAAACCCTTTCAGGATATCTACTTCTCTCAGGGCTCGCGGGAGTAATGTTTTACAACTATGCAAGTTCTGGAAATGTATCAATGATCCTCACTAGTGCCGTGCTCTTCAGTTTCTTCAACCTAGGAGCATGGGGAGCCATATATGCATACACTCCCGAGCTTTATCCCACAGAAGTTAGGGGAAGCGGAGCTGGTTGGGCCGGTGCAATGGCCAGAATTGGTGGTGGATTAGCTCCAATACTAGCAGGAAGAATCATGGAAACATCCACAGTTGGAGTAGCGGTGCTGGCAATAGCAATTGTATCAATAATAGGCGCTTTTGACGTCTTTATCCTTGGAGAAGAAACAAAAGGAATAAAATTAGCATAA
- a CDS encoding signal recognition particle protein Srp54, which translates to MVLDKLGQSLNNALRKLARASTVDEALVRDVVRDIQRALITSDVNVRLVLELTKKIEKRALEEKPPAGVSKKEHIIKIVYEELTNFLGKEAKPIEIKAKPTILLTVGIQGSGKTTSVAKLARYFQKHGYKVGVVCSDTWRPGAYHQLKQLVEPHGIEVFGNPEEKDAIKLAKEGVEYFRKKGADVIIVDSAGRHKEEKGLIEEMRQISNTINPHEVILVIDGTIGQQAYNQALAFKEATPIGSIIVTKLDGSAKGGGALSAVVATGAPIKFIGVGEKIDDLESFDPKRFVSRLLGLGDIQGLLEKFEELSKEVEFKEEDVEKFLRGKFNLKDMYAQLEAMSKMGPLQQILKMIPGMGYSIPDEMIKVSEARLKKFKVIMDSMTEEELENPEIINYSRIKRIARGSGTTPKDVRELLNQYNQMKKFFKGMDKRKLAKMARKFNVGGFGL; encoded by the coding sequence ATGGTGCTAGATAAACTGGGACAGTCATTAAATAATGCCCTAAGAAAGCTTGCACGTGCAAGCACGGTTGATGAAGCCCTTGTGAGAGATGTTGTTAGAGATATTCAGAGAGCTTTAATCACGAGTGATGTTAATGTTCGTCTTGTTCTTGAGTTAACCAAAAAAATAGAAAAAAGGGCCCTAGAAGAGAAACCTCCTGCTGGGGTCTCCAAAAAAGAACATATAATAAAGATAGTGTATGAAGAACTTACAAACTTTCTAGGAAAAGAGGCTAAGCCAATTGAAATCAAAGCAAAGCCCACTATACTTTTAACAGTGGGTATCCAAGGTTCTGGAAAAACTACGAGCGTTGCAAAACTGGCCCGCTATTTTCAAAAACATGGTTACAAAGTTGGAGTTGTGTGTTCAGACACATGGCGTCCTGGTGCGTATCACCAGCTTAAACAGCTTGTAGAACCTCATGGTATCGAAGTCTTTGGAAATCCAGAGGAAAAAGATGCAATAAAACTCGCAAAAGAGGGTGTTGAGTATTTCAGGAAGAAAGGAGCAGACGTGATAATAGTTGACTCCGCTGGAAGACACAAAGAAGAGAAAGGTCTAATTGAAGAAATGAGACAGATAAGCAATACAATAAATCCACATGAAGTCATCCTGGTAATAGATGGTACCATCGGACAACAGGCATATAACCAGGCTTTAGCCTTCAAAGAGGCAACCCCCATTGGGTCAATTATTGTTACCAAACTTGATGGTTCTGCAAAAGGAGGAGGAGCTTTATCCGCAGTAGTCGCTACTGGCGCTCCAATAAAATTCATTGGTGTAGGAGAGAAAATAGATGATCTTGAATCATTTGACCCGAAAAGATTTGTATCGAGGCTCCTCGGGCTTGGAGATATCCAAGGGTTGCTAGAAAAGTTCGAAGAACTGAGCAAGGAAGTAGAATTCAAAGAGGAGGATGTGGAAAAGTTCCTTAGAGGAAAATTCAACCTCAAGGATATGTACGCCCAACTCGAAGCCATGAGTAAAATGGGGCCCCTTCAGCAAATATTGAAGATGATCCCTGGAATGGGGTATTCCATCCCTGATGAAATGATAAAAGTCAGTGAAGCTAGGTTAAAGAAGTTCAAAGTTATTATGGACTCAATGACTGAGGAAGAACTTGAAAATCCCGAAATAATAAACTATTCACGGATAAAGAGAATAGCCCGTGGCTCAGGTACAACACCAAAAGACGTAAGAGAGCTACTCAACCAATACAATCAAATGAAAAAATTCTTTAAGGGTATGGATAAAAGAAAATTGGCCAAGATGGCCAGGAAGTTTAATGTTGGAGGGTTTGGTCTATGA
- a CDS encoding Lrp/AsnC family transcriptional regulator, giving the protein MIEAFVLIIVKPGNEDLVYDKLNGVSQVKEIYKVYGEYDIILRVEVDNIKALDEFHDTVLRKIREIEMTETLIASSYGS; this is encoded by the coding sequence ATGATAGAGGCCTTTGTGTTGATTATTGTTAAGCCCGGAAATGAAGATCTGGTATATGACAAACTGAATGGAGTATCCCAAGTTAAGGAGATATACAAGGTTTATGGAGAATATGATATTATACTCCGCGTTGAAGTGGACAATATCAAGGCCCTCGATGAATTTCATGACACAGTTTTGAGGAAAATAAGGGAGATAGAGATGACTGAGACGTTAATAGCAAGCTCCTATGGGAGCTGA
- a CDS encoding YkgJ family cysteine cluster protein: MEKRWVATIHLDSLRIENDPSFKFKCLPGCGRCCIELDIPLRNEDIAKIEDLGYNAWEFVDYEKMFYRGNKFLGYGLKKRPFDDACPFLQEDGKCKIYSHRPLACKLYPFILVRHGLALEVYLKEDSFCKGINHPEGEPITLELALRYFGDVIREYQHKLGILNTHYKPENLTI; encoded by the coding sequence GTGGAGAAAAGGTGGGTAGCCACAATACACCTGGATAGCCTTCGAATTGAAAATGACCCTTCTTTTAAATTTAAGTGTTTACCAGGATGTGGTAGATGCTGCATTGAGTTAGACATACCCTTAAGGAATGAGGACATTGCCAAAATAGAGGATCTTGGATACAACGCATGGGAATTCGTTGATTATGAGAAAATGTTCTATCGTGGGAACAAATTTTTAGGATATGGTCTAAAAAAGAGACCATTTGACGACGCTTGCCCTTTCCTTCAGGAAGATGGTAAGTGCAAGATATACTCCCATAGACCACTTGCATGTAAACTCTATCCTTTTATCTTAGTTAGACATGGTCTAGCCCTCGAAGTATACCTCAAAGAAGATTCTTTCTGTAAGGGAATTAATCACCCCGAGGGCGAACCTATCACACTCGAGCTTGCCCTCAGATACTTTGGAGACGTTATTAGAGAATACCAGCATAAACTGGGAATCTTAAACACGCACTACAAACCAGAAAATCTTACAATTTGA
- a CDS encoding phosphoribosyltransferase family protein: MSQIEAVKEKLRVIRILRLLKKNYTYEELSRITGLPITVLNRYVRGKVLPSTQRTKELIEVLSPYLNLEEEVRRRIIFDKHGLFDNLKILSDSDLMSLIAETIASKYREVKIDKILTAATDGIPLAIHIGNELGVDVVYAKKKREVGVEKFYEVNYVSSSSGSVMTLYLPYWAIKKGENVLIVDDVVRSGETQKALLEMCKQANATPVGMFFLISVGTVVERINEEYNIPVDVMIQL; encoded by the coding sequence TTGAGTCAAATAGAAGCTGTCAAGGAAAAACTTCGAGTTATCAGGATTTTAAGGCTTTTGAAGAAGAATTACACCTATGAAGAGTTATCAAGGATTACAGGCCTTCCAATCACAGTGCTAAACAGATACGTGAGAGGGAAAGTTCTTCCAAGTACCCAGAGAACTAAGGAGTTAATAGAGGTACTCTCACCTTACCTAAACCTAGAAGAAGAAGTTAGGCGGAGAATAATATTTGATAAGCATGGACTATTTGACAATTTGAAAATTCTTAGTGATAGTGACTTAATGAGCCTCATTGCCGAGACCATTGCCTCAAAATATAGGGAAGTGAAGATAGACAAGATATTAACGGCTGCCACAGATGGTATTCCTTTGGCAATCCACATCGGAAATGAACTTGGTGTCGATGTAGTTTATGCTAAAAAGAAGAGAGAGGTTGGTGTGGAGAAGTTCTATGAGGTGAATTATGTATCAAGTTCTTCTGGTAGTGTTATGACACTTTATCTGCCCTACTGGGCTATTAAAAAAGGAGAAAATGTGCTCATAGTCGATGATGTGGTAAGAAGTGGAGAAACCCAAAAGGCATTGTTAGAAATGTGTAAACAGGCCAATGCTACCCCGGTAGGAATGTTCTTCCTGATAAGCGTTGGTACCGTCGTTGAAAGAATAAATGAGGAATATAATATCCCTGTGGATGTTATGATTCAACTTTAA
- a CDS encoding Lrp/AsnC family transcriptional regulator: protein MVDELDRKIISILQKDARLSYREIAKKLGIAVGTVYNRLKKLEEEKVILGFTPKLDYSKLGYDLTTIIGVRAQGKRIIEIEREISKDPHVACVYDVTGEYDIIVIAKFRGREDMNKFVKKLLRIDGVEKTYTHVAMEVVKEDFTLEV from the coding sequence ATGGTGGATGAGCTCGATAGGAAGATAATCTCGATCCTTCAGAAAGACGCTAGACTTTCTTATAGAGAGATAGCCAAGAAATTGGGAATTGCAGTTGGAACAGTTTATAACAGGCTTAAAAAGCTGGAAGAAGAGAAAGTGATCTTGGGCTTTACCCCAAAACTTGATTACAGTAAGTTGGGTTATGATCTGACAACCATTATTGGAGTTAGGGCCCAAGGGAAGAGGATAATTGAGATCGAACGAGAGATATCTAAAGATCCCCATGTGGCATGTGTATATGACGTAACTGGAGAGTATGACATAATTGTAATTGCAAAATTTAGGGGACGAGAAGATATGAATAAATTTGTGAAGAAACTTCTCAGGATAGATGGGGTGGAAAAAACTTACACACATGTTGCTATGGAAGTGGTGAAGGAGGATTTCACATTAGAGGTTTAG
- a CDS encoding MoaD/ThiS family protein — translation MIKVKVIGRKIEREVEYQKGMKVKDVLRAVGFNTESAIAKVNGKVALEDDPVKDEDYVEVIPVVSGG, via the coding sequence ATGATTAAGGTCAAGGTCATTGGAAGAAAAATCGAGAGAGAGGTAGAGTATCAGAAGGGTATGAAAGTTAAAGATGTGCTTAGAGCAGTTGGATTCAACACAGAAAGTGCAATAGCAAAGGTGAATGGGAAAGTAGCTTTAGAAGATGATCCTGTTAAAGATGAGGATTATGTTGAAGTTATTCCAGTCGTTTCTGGAGGTTGA
- a CDS encoding DUF234 domain-containing protein, which translates to MRLNIEQKLPFKFTKIGRWWHRDEKNRVVALNEREKKALFVEVKWKSLSERVCEGSWRFSYPLVSASFV; encoded by the coding sequence ATCAGGCTCAATATAGAACAAAAGCTCCCGTTCAAGTTTACAAAGATTGGAAGATGGTGGCACAGGGATGAAAAAAATAGAGTTGTTGCTTTGAACGAGCGAGAGAAAAAAGCTCTGTTCGTCGAGGTCAAGTGGAAAAGTCTTAGTGAGAGAGTATGCGAAGGGTCTTGGAGGTTTTCTTATCCACTCGTAAGTGCTTCTTTTGTGTGA
- a CDS encoding pyridoxal phosphate-dependent aminotransferase — translation MIKASKRAMGIEYAIRDVVLPARELEKQGVKIIKLNIGDPVKFDFQPPEHMKKAYCEAIMEGHNYYGDSEGDKDLRAAIVEREKKKNGVDITPEDVQVTAAVTEALQFIFGALIDGGEEILIPGPSYPPYVALVHFYGGVPVAYRTIEEEGWQPDIDDMRKKISDKTRAIAVINPNNPTGALYEKKTLQEIIDLAGEYDIPIISDEIYDLMTYEGKHVSPASLTKDVPVIIMNGLSKVYFATGWRLGYMCFVDPENKLAEVREAIGKLARIRLCPNTPAQKAAIAGLTGPMDYLDEYMAKLKERRDYIYKRLNEIPGISTQKPEGAFYIFPKIEDGPWKNDKEFVLDVLHNAHVLFVHGSGFGEGGEMHFRSIFLAPVPILEEAMDNLEKFMKERLG, via the coding sequence ATGATAAAGGCATCTAAACGGGCTATGGGCATTGAGTATGCCATTAGAGACGTCGTTCTTCCGGCAAGAGAACTTGAAAAACAAGGTGTTAAAATTATCAAACTGAATATAGGGGACCCAGTAAAGTTTGATTTTCAACCACCAGAGCATATGAAAAAAGCCTATTGTGAGGCCATAATGGAAGGTCACAACTATTATGGGGACAGTGAGGGGGACAAAGACCTTAGAGCAGCCATAGTTGAAAGGGAAAAGAAAAAGAATGGGGTTGATATAACACCAGAGGACGTTCAGGTTACGGCAGCTGTTACTGAAGCTTTGCAATTTATCTTTGGGGCCCTGATAGATGGAGGGGAAGAGATACTTATCCCCGGTCCAAGTTATCCGCCTTACGTGGCTTTGGTACACTTTTATGGTGGAGTCCCAGTGGCCTATAGGACAATTGAGGAAGAGGGGTGGCAGCCGGATATTGATGACATGAGGAAAAAAATAAGCGACAAGACAAGGGCTATAGCAGTCATAAATCCAAACAACCCAACTGGTGCATTATATGAGAAGAAAACTCTTCAGGAAATAATTGATCTCGCTGGAGAATATGACATACCAATAATAAGCGATGAGATCTACGATCTTATGACATACGAAGGAAAACACGTTTCTCCAGCTTCTCTAACTAAAGATGTACCTGTGATAATAATGAATGGCCTTTCAAAGGTTTATTTCGCTACAGGTTGGCGTTTAGGATACATGTGTTTCGTTGATCCAGAAAACAAGCTTGCTGAAGTAAGAGAAGCCATTGGAAAACTGGCGAGGATTAGACTCTGTCCAAACACTCCTGCCCAAAAAGCTGCTATAGCAGGTCTTACAGGCCCAATGGATTATTTGGATGAGTACATGGCAAAGCTTAAGGAGAGGAGAGATTACATATACAAGCGCCTAAATGAAATACCTGGAATAAGCACCCAAAAACCGGAAGGAGCTTTCTATATCTTCCCCAAGATTGAGGATGGCCCATGGAAGAACGACAAGGAATTTGTACTTGATGTTCTCCATAATGCCCATGTGCTATTTGTCCACGGGTCTGGATTTGGAGAAGGAGGAGAAATGCACTTCCGTTCAATATTCCTTGCACCAGTGCCTATTCTGGAAGAGGCTATGGACAACTTGGAGAAGTTCATGAAGGAAAGACTTGGTTAG
- a CDS encoding DUF835 domain-containing protein, whose amino-acid sequence MGIVEILSSEEFNESITLLINIITIALALKFRKPFKERYMGAGKFYDALLLATVVWFIAECFYAPAYFSDYFTEEFIKKSEWIADNIWVIFQLLFLYAFASLFGALVSRYAIGVIKERSLKDSDSLDASLTSGSYIVIPGKEKEIFLSILQKRPGFIISRTSPDKVKTFFGVKETPIMWLTKVECEQCIWPTNLEYLGHLIVDFLKKDNIPKVVLIEGLEYLALENNFERIFKFLSSIKDYAVLTNSIVLLVISPEAWNKNQWAILKKEFPVIE is encoded by the coding sequence ATGGGGATTGTTGAAATCCTCTCAAGTGAAGAGTTTAATGAAAGTATCACTCTCCTAATCAATATAATAACAATAGCCCTAGCTCTCAAGTTCAGGAAACCATTTAAGGAGCGATATATGGGTGCAGGAAAGTTTTATGATGCTTTGCTTCTTGCCACGGTGGTATGGTTTATCGCAGAGTGCTTCTATGCTCCAGCATATTTTTCAGATTACTTCACAGAAGAATTTATAAAAAAGTCGGAATGGATTGCAGACAACATATGGGTAATATTCCAACTGTTGTTTCTTTATGCATTTGCATCACTTTTTGGAGCACTTGTGAGTAGGTATGCAATAGGGGTTATCAAAGAGAGATCTCTAAAAGACTCAGACAGCCTAGATGCTAGTTTAACTTCAGGCTCTTATATTGTAATTCCCGGAAAAGAGAAGGAAATTTTCCTAAGTATCCTACAAAAGCGTCCTGGATTCATTATTTCCCGAACCTCACCTGACAAAGTGAAAACATTTTTTGGAGTTAAGGAAACCCCTATAATGTGGCTTACAAAAGTAGAATGTGAACAGTGCATATGGCCTACAAACCTTGAGTACCTAGGACATTTGATAGTAGACTTTCTCAAAAAGGACAATATTCCAAAAGTAGTACTGATAGAGGGATTGGAATACCTCGCTCTTGAGAACAACTTTGAGAGGATCTTTAAGTTTCTCTCCAGCATTAAAGATTACGCTGTTCTAACGAATTCAATAGTTCTCCTGGTAATTTCTCCAGAGGCATGGAATAAAAACCAATGGGCGATATTAAAGAAGGAATTCCCAGTGATAGAATAA
- the hypD gene encoding hydrogenase formation protein HypD, producing MELSIFQDRELAQKILMGIKKEAEKIGREVKLMHVCGTHEDTVTRNGIRSLLPENVKIMSGPGCPVCITPAEDIATMMEIVRKAKEEGEEIILTTFGDMYKIPTAIGSFADLKSEGFDVRVVYSIYDSYKIALKESNKLVVHFSPGFETTTAPAAGILNEVIEKEIENFKIYSVHRLTPPAVEALIKQGTVFDGLVDPGHVSTIIGVKGWEYITKEYGVPQVVAGFEPVDFLMGVFMLLRIIRKGEAKIENQYTRVVKYEGNVKAQKTIEAIFETVDAKWRALGVIPNSGLELKKEYKDYEIRSLFKIRPPELPDLEKGCICGAILRGLALPTQCPLFGKTCTPRNPVGPCMVSYEGTCQIFYKYGALF from the coding sequence ATGGAGCTCTCAATATTCCAAGATAGGGAATTAGCTCAAAAAATATTGATGGGCATAAAGAAAGAGGCTGAAAAAATAGGAAGAGAAGTAAAACTTATGCACGTTTGTGGAACTCATGAGGATACAGTTACTAGAAATGGAATAAGGTCTCTTCTCCCGGAAAACGTTAAAATAATGAGTGGCCCAGGGTGTCCTGTTTGTATCACACCTGCAGAAGATATAGCTACAATGATGGAGATAGTGCGTAAGGCGAAGGAAGAGGGTGAGGAGATTATCCTGACGACCTTTGGTGACATGTATAAGATCCCGACTGCAATTGGTAGCTTTGCAGATTTAAAAAGTGAAGGTTTTGATGTTAGGGTTGTTTACTCAATATACGATTCTTATAAGATTGCTCTTAAAGAGAGTAATAAACTTGTTGTTCACTTCTCTCCAGGTTTTGAAACCACAACAGCTCCAGCGGCAGGAATATTAAACGAAGTCATTGAAAAGGAGATTGAGAATTTTAAAATATATTCTGTTCACCGACTAACTCCCCCTGCAGTGGAGGCACTAATAAAGCAGGGGACAGTCTTCGACGGATTAGTTGATCCTGGACATGTCTCCACCATCATAGGAGTTAAGGGATGGGAATACATAACAAAGGAATACGGTGTTCCGCAAGTTGTGGCAGGTTTTGAACCGGTAGATTTCCTTATGGGTGTGTTCATGCTTCTAAGGATTATACGGAAAGGGGAAGCTAAGATAGAAAACCAGTATACAAGGGTTGTTAAATATGAGGGAAATGTGAAAGCTCAGAAGACTATAGAAGCTATTTTTGAGACTGTAGATGCAAAATGGAGGGCCCTGGGAGTAATACCCAATAGTGGCTTGGAACTTAAAAAGGAATACAAAGACTACGAAATAAGGAGTCTCTTCAAGATTAGGCCTCCAGAGCTTCCCGATTTAGAAAAAGGCTGTATATGTGGGGCAATACTGAGGGGTCTAGCCTTGCCTACTCAGTGTCCTCTATTTGGAAAAACATGCACTCCGAGGAATCCCGTTGGTCCATGTATGGTATCTTATGAGGGCACATGTCAGATATTTTACAAATATGGTGCACTCTTCTAA
- a CDS encoding HypC/HybG/HupF family hydrogenase formation chaperone — translation MCLAIPAKVIEIKDNVAIVDFGGVKREARIDFVKDVKVGDYVIVHTGFAIEKLDEKTALESIKAWEEVMKAMEE, via the coding sequence ATGTGTTTGGCAATACCTGCTAAGGTTATTGAAATTAAGGATAACGTTGCTATAGTGGATTTTGGAGGAGTTAAAAGAGAAGCGAGAATAGACTTCGTAAAAGATGTCAAAGTGGGAGATTATGTTATAGTCCACACTGGGTTTGCTATTGAAAAGCTTGATGAGAAGACCGCCCTTGAGAGCATTAAAGCTTGGGAAGAAGTTATGAAGGCCATGGAGGAATGA
- the dapA gene encoding 4-hydroxy-tetrahydrodipicolinate synthase, with product MPMFEGIFVPHVTPFDDREEINEEILRELVHYFADAKLNGLVTLGSNGEFPYLSFEEKLRILKIVREESLLPVIAGVAENSTRETIQLAKEAWDIGVDAVLIAPPYYFKPNKRELLAHYSRIAYEVDIPILLYNVPKFTTINIDLDTIEELVEEHSNIVGIKDSSGSIGRIAELIRRVGDKINILAGTADVMYPSWLLGAHGAVVAVANVAPRLCVELYNAFLEKKYERARKLQLMVNYLNEVIVKKYNQISAIKEAMRMCGLEVGYPRMPALPLDEEALEDIEQVLLDIGLI from the coding sequence ATGCCTATGTTTGAGGGTATTTTTGTTCCTCATGTAACGCCCTTTGATGATAGAGAAGAGATAAATGAGGAGATACTGAGAGAACTCGTTCACTATTTTGCAGATGCAAAGCTTAATGGACTGGTAACTTTGGGAAGTAATGGTGAATTTCCCTATCTTAGCTTTGAAGAGAAATTAAGGATTTTGAAGATTGTCAGAGAGGAGTCTCTTCTTCCTGTTATAGCCGGGGTTGCTGAGAATTCAACGAGGGAGACTATTCAGCTTGCAAAGGAAGCTTGGGATATTGGCGTTGATGCAGTTCTAATTGCCCCGCCCTATTACTTTAAGCCCAATAAACGCGAACTTTTGGCTCATTATTCAAGGATAGCTTATGAGGTAGATATCCCCATTTTGCTTTATAATGTTCCAAAGTTCACTACGATTAATATCGATCTTGATACGATTGAAGAACTTGTGGAGGAACATTCAAATATTGTGGGAATAAAAGACTCCAGTGGATCAATAGGTAGAATAGCCGAACTTATAAGAAGAGTGGGAGACAAAATAAACATTTTGGCTGGAACAGCAGATGTAATGTATCCTTCATGGCTTTTGGGAGCACATGGGGCTGTTGTTGCTGTAGCCAATGTCGCTCCAAGGCTTTGTGTGGAACTGTATAATGCATTTCTTGAGAAAAAGTATGAAAGAGCTAGGAAACTGCAACTTATGGTAAACTATCTCAATGAGGTTATTGTGAAGAAGTATAACCAGATAAGTGCTATAAAAGAAGCTATGAGAATGTGTGGGCTTGAAGTGGGCTATCCCAGAATGCCTGCTCTTCCCTTGGATGAGGAGGCTTTAGAAGATATAGAGCAGGTCCTGTTGGATATTGGTCTCATTTAG